A genome region from Magnolia sinica isolate HGM2019 chromosome 8, MsV1, whole genome shotgun sequence includes the following:
- the LOC131254353 gene encoding glucan endo-1,3-beta-glucosidase-like yields MARSSRLCVFLHGIIAKVQLLPGGSHVGVCYGMLGNNLPEPSNVVALYHKHQISKMRLYDPNPEALQALQNTGIELIVGVHNQDLQSIASSISIAYIWVQQNIQRFWPAVSFRYIAVGNEVIPGHLAQFALPAVKNIHNVLKSIGLDGQIKVSTSVSTSIMGTSYPPSAGTFSDSSCAYMGPIAQFLAITGGPLLANVHPYFSYVSDPWDIKLDYAIFQSKTFIVLDGPYYYMNLFDAIVDALYAALEKADAPQVPIVVSESGWPSDGGSAANISIAETYVNGLIDHVASNQGTPRRWAWPIEAYVFAMFNENLKPAGVEQHWGLFYPDEQPVLHVPTF; encoded by the exons ATGGCCAG ATCATCCAGATTGTGTGTATTCCTGCATGGTATCATTGCTAAGGTGCAACTTCTTCCAGGTGGTTCGCACGTGGGTGTATGCTATGGCATGCTCGGCAACAACTTACCAGAGCCGTCCAATGTCGTGGCACTGTACCATAAGCACCAGATCAGCAAAATGAGGCTCTACGATCCAAACCCAGAGGCCCTACAGGCCCTCCAAAACACAGGGATCGAGCTGATCGTTGGGGTCCACAACCAGGATCTCCAGTCAATCGCATCCTCCATCTCCATAGCCTACATCTGGGTCCAACAGAACATCCAACGGTTCTGGCCAGCCGTCAGTTTCCGATACATCGCCGTAGGGAACGAGGTGATCCCGGGCCATCTGGCCCAGTTCGCCCTCCCAGCGGTGAAGAACATACACAATGTCTTGAAATCTATCGGATTAGACGGTCAGATCAAGGTGTCCACGTCAGTCAGTACGTCGATCATGGGCACATCCTACCCTCCATCAGCGGGTACCTTCTCGGATAGTTCATGTGCCTACATGGGCCCGATAGCCCAATTCCTAGCTATCACTGGTGGCCCACTTCTAGccaatgtgcacccctacttcAGCTATGTATCGGACCCCTGGGATATCAAGTTGGACTACGCCATCTTTCAATCCAAGACGTTCATTGTGCTGGATGGCCCATATTACTACATGAACCTGTTTGATGCGATCGTGGACGCCCTCTACGCGGCCCTGGAGAAAGCGGACGCACCCCAAGTGCCGATCGTAGTGTCGGAGAGTGGATGGCCGTCCGATGGAGGATCTGCGGCCAATATTTCAATAGCAGAGACGTACGTCAATGGCTTGATTGATCATGTGGCATCCAATCAAGGGACCCCACGGAGGTGGGCCTGGCCCATCGAGGCGTACGTGTTTGCTATGTTCAACGAGAATTTGAAGCCGGCCGGGGTCGAGCAGCACTGGGGCCTGTTCTACCCAGACGAACAACCGGTGTTGCATGTCCCAACGTTTTAA